One Aphidius gifuensis isolate YNYX2018 linkage group LG5, ASM1490517v1, whole genome shotgun sequence genomic region harbors:
- the LOC122856836 gene encoding PHAF1 protein CG7083 produces MLELEVVPERSIGCEQWEFILGMHFSQSVSIIQSQVGIIRGVQVLYSDTNPLEVDLVINLPHDGVRLIFDPVVQRLKIIEIYNMKSVKLKYCSLPFNSPEVLPSIEQIEHSFGATHPGVYDSDKQVFVLNFRGLSFYFPIESKFQPGYAHGLGSLQFPNGTSPLVAKTAIYVGSMGSGAIGSEEHSLKTPPPPLPLVCYHNNLYLEKAEVVRDKVKTRGLRLHLFTEGSSAMRVLLEPKKYNLTKEVWFGDSCEDVLSALGAPSRVFFKAEDKMRIHSPHAHKRDKTRRSDFFYNYFTLGLDVLFDAKTQCVKKFVLHTNYPGHYNFNMYHRCEFTLTLPPENCASDNGKLIDVSPTPITITAYTKWDKVSEQLKASSRPVVLNRASSTNTTNPFGCTFCYGIRDAIVEVMANQHIASVTLYTTA; encoded by the exons ATGCTGGAGCTTGAAGTTGTACCTGAAAGATCCATTGGTTGTGAGCAATGGGAATTTATTTTAG GAATGCATTTTTCTCAATCTGTATCAATTATACAATCGCAAGTGGGCATTATAAGAGGAGTACAAGTACTTTACAGTGATACt AATCCATTAGAAGTAGACttagttataaatttacctCATGATGGGGTAAGATTGATATTTGATCCAGTTGTACAGAGGCTAAAgatcattgaaatatataatatgaaatCTGTTAAATTGAAATACTGCAGTTTACCATTTAATTCACCAGAAGTTTTACCATCAATTGAACAAATTGAACATTCATTTGGTGCAACACATCCAGGTGTTTATGACAGTGATaaacag gtTTTCGTGTTAAATTTTCGAggtttatcattttattttccaattgaATCAAAATTTCAACCTGGTTATGCTCATGGTTTGGGCTCATTACAATTTCCAAATGGTACATCACCATTGGTTGCTAAAACTGCAATTTATGTTGGTAGTATGGGCTCAGGAGCTATTGGAAGTGAAGAACATTCTTTAAAAACTCCACCACCACCTTTACCATTG GTTtgttatcataataatttatatttagaaaaagctGAAGTTGTCAGAGATAAAGTTAAAACTCGAGGATTAAGACTGCATCTATTTACTGAAGGAAGTTCAGCAATGAGAGTTTTACTTGAaccgaaaaaatataatcttacTAAAGAGGTCTGGTTTGGTGATAGTTGTGAGGATGTATTGAGTGCATTGGGTGCACCATcaagagttttttttaaagctgaaGATAAAATGAGAATTCATAGTCCTCATGCACATAAAAGAGATAAAACAAGAcgttctgattttttttataattattttactcttGGTTTA gaTGTTTTATTTGATGCAAAAACTCAATGtgtcaaaaaatttgtattacaTACAAATTATCCTGgtcattataatttcaatatgtATCATCGTTGTGAATTTACATTGACATTACCACCAGAAAATTGTGCTTCTGATAATGGAAAACTAATTGATGTTAGTCCAACTCCAATCACT attacTGCCTACACAAAATGGGACAAAGTGAGTGAACAACTTAAAGCAAGCTCACGTCCAGTTGTACTGAATCGTGCATCATCAACAAACACAACAAATCCATTTGGTTGTACATTTTGTTATGGAATAAGGGATGCAATTGTTGAAGTTATGGCTAATCAACATATTGCAAGTGTTACACTGTACACAACTGCGTGA
- the LOC122856898 gene encoding NADH dehydrogenase [ubiquinone] 1 beta subcomplex subunit 1 yields MPEPMSWYWKHPLRPAVFKNFGIATLTFATAFALGHWFDRNEDERMTKFRDKSALYGRTLAPGEKPSW; encoded by the coding sequence ATGCCAGAACCTATGTCATGGTATTGGAAACATCCATTGAGACCAgcggtatttaaaaattttggaatTGCAACTCTTACATTTGCAACAGCTTTTGCACTTGGTCATTGGTTTGATCGTAATGAGGATGAAAGAATGACTAAATTCAGAGATAAATCAGCACTATATGGAAGAACATTAGCACCAGGTGAAAAACCATcttggtaa
- the LOC122856185 gene encoding uncharacterized protein LOC122856185 translates to MEPSYRVETFTMPVNKLNDNEMDDVKFANKLKTNDDNIEKKISVISLIKDFESIVNKNEEISLPVFGEVKSSPSKKFVKKKETIVTVAPVTSSVPVNVVEENDVYKIEDKKDDQVKEINIKQSEKCEAEKINDNVLEHDENNTVEIQEDKYNEQSVDTVDAINEPIYDVPIPWHLRRPIFTNETLKKSEFINENSEKLIRTSSLMSIDELGESLIDDDNDDDNNDDNCNEFCCHGLKNGCTVIRQKPEQITEDIFKTNWLKRIEELRERETAINNKELILAEIHDKYYHEKMVKKDNAKSLISLGSEKSLDLKNPPNSKSSLITTATAPAASVASVASAAPSTTTTISSSSPKKKLPIAELNVPLKNQQSVYHSQTSFRKKRKQKICYDDLDSTLSADIGDSSFIVTSTKFNPEIFKKPMAFTRSSSERRPKNFLERPLSNIFEDDKVLKRISDNILVSQDESTIFQDYGLIDNHNKKNDNKSTAYLDLDNGSLNKINNKNQKINKKQQCNNKTTTLWNEKSDEWLQKKRQAYNSANQKIPIEDFDTTPINNNKENHSNDFKNDICQKIKTLN, encoded by the exons ATGGAACCAAGTTATCGTGTTGAGACATTTACAATGCCAGTTAATAAACTCAATGACAATGAAATGGATGATGttaaatttgcaaataaattaaaaacaaatgatgataatattgaaaaaaaaatatcagttattAGTTTAATTAAAGATTTCgaatcaattgttaataaaaatgaagaaattagTTTACCAGTATTTGGTGAGGTCAAGTCAAgtccatcaaaaaaatttgttaaaaaaaaagaaacaatagtAACAGTTGCTCCAGTTACTTCAAGTGTTCCAGTTAATGTTGTTGAAGAAAatgatgtttataaaattgaagacAAAAAAGATGACCAagttaaagaaataaatattaaacaaagtGAAAAATGTGaagctgaaaaaattaatgacaatgtTTTGGAgcatgatgaaaataatactgtAGAAATTCAAGAAGACAAATATAATGAACAAAGTGTTGATACAGTTGATGCAATTAATGAACCAATTTATGATGTACCAATACCTTGGCATTTGAGACGACcaatatttacaaatgaaacattaaaaaaatcagaatttataaatgaaaatagtgaaaaattaataagaacaAGTAGTTTAATGTCAATTGATGAACTTGGTGAAAGTCttattgatgatgacaatgatgatgataataatgatgataattgtaATGAATTTTGTTGTCATGGTTTAAAAAATGGTTGTACAGTAATAAGACAAAAACCAGAACAAATAACtgaagatatatttaaaacaaattggtTAAAAAGAATTGAAGAATTACGTGAACGTGAAacagcaataaataataaagaattaatattagctgaa atacatgataaatattatcatgaaaaaatggtaaaaaaagataatgctaaatcattaatttcacTTGGATCTGAAAAATCCttggatttaaaaaatcctccAAATTCAAAAAGTTCATTaataacaacagcaacagcaccAGCAGCATCAGTAGCATCTGTAGCATCAGCAGcaccatcaacaacaacaactatatcatcatcatcaccaaaaaaaaaattacccatTGCAGAATTAAATGtaccattaaaaaatcaacaatctGTTTATCATTCACAAACAAGTTTTCGTAAAAAacgtaaacaaaaaatatgttatgATGATTTAGATTCAACATTGTCAGCTGATATTGGTGATTCATCATTCATTGtaacatcaacaaaatttaatcctgaaatatttaaaaaaccaatgGCATTTACAAGATCATCAAGTGAAAGAagaccaaaaaattttttagaaagaCCACTAAGTAATATATTTGAAGATGATAAAGTACTAAAAAGAATTAGTGATAATATTCTTGTATCACAAGATGAAAGTACTATATTTCAAGATTATGGTTTAAttgataatcataataaaaaaaatgataataaatcaacagCATATTTAGATTTAGATAATggtagtttaaataaaataaataataaaaatcaaaaaattaataaaaaacaacaatgtaataataaaacaacaacattgTGGAATGAAAAATCAGATGAATGGTtacaaaaaaagagacaaGCATATAATTCAGCAAATCAAAAAATTCCAATTGAAGATTTTGATACAacaccaattaataataataaagaaaatcattcaaatgattttaaaaatgatatttgtcaaaaaattaaaacactcaa cTAA